One Chitinivibrionales bacterium genomic window, ACGCCCAATCCTGGTTTTGTGGTGAATTACCGATAGCAGGGATCGTTTATTGAGGCTTCAGGAAAAATTGGTGCCGATGATTTTTATTTTATCACTCTTAAAATAACAAGCTTATAAAGCCCTGTAACCAAAGCAGTTATCCAGTTAGTCTCAATTGATCCTTCAAGGCTGTTTTTCAAAATTTTTTCCTCTTTTCGCCCAAAAATTACAGCAATTTTATTTTTTATAAACCTCTTCCCATCTTCCGCGATCCCGGGAAAATATTCCAGCGCAAGCACACCTGCGAAAATTGTTTCATCATGCCGCTTGAATATTGCCCGTAAAGTCTGCAGCATCACCGCATGAAAGTTGAAATACGAAAGAATGCTGGAAACCTGGAGCCAAGTCCAGAGCCGCAGCCATTGCTTGAGCGTCGCGTCGACACCCTCGTGCGTGACAAATGGGATAATTTCAATCCGCGTGCCGTAGGAAAAGAACAGATCGACGCAGGCGATAAAAACGAAAAGCACCCAGAAACCGGACATTGGCTTGAAGAATGCTTTGATTGATCCTTTGAGTTGAATCTGAACGATCAACGATGCGGCAACGGCGCATGCGCACAGCGCTTCATAAGAATCTGAGAAGACGATCGCAATGCAGGAGCACAAAAGTATCCATGAAAAGAAATGATTGGATGATGAAGCTCTGATCGCCGGAAGATGGAAATTGTTTTGCGAATCCATAGAGATCATTCCGGGTCCAACCACTTTGTAAACCAGCGGCGCGAGCAGCCCCACGATACCGCCGAAAATGACGGATGCAATGAGCATCACCGGGATCTGGTAAAACAGGTGCAGGTTGGCAGCCATGAGCGCGTACACCGCGCACAGTTGTCCGGCATTGTGGAACGCTGCGCCGATGGTGCCGAGGCCGATGGTCCCGAGAAGCTTGTTTTTTCCGAGCAGGCTCCAGAAGATTCCCATGGTAATGGTCGAGAGAACGCCGCCGCTCATCGCCAGGGATATGGTGAGAAATGAAAAACCGAAATAAAATCCCACGATCCACGTGCGCAACAGGGAAAACAGCACAGCATCAACCGCGCCGTATTCGATGATCCAGAGAATGGTGATGATGTTCGCGAGCCCGGGCTTGAGCCAGGGGAAAAAGGGGAGGCGCGGGATGAAAAATTCAAGTGCGTTCAGGGCCACGGCGCACAAGAGCCACACCGTTTTTCTCACCGCCTGCTGCTGCGCCGCGTCATTGAGTGATTGCATCGATGCCTTTCCCGGACGAAGCTTCAAGTTCGATGAGGATATGGTTCGGCGCGCACACGATCTGCTGGCCAACGCGCCGTATCGCGCCCGCGTGCACGCAGATCTGCTTGGGACAATCCGCCCACGCTACGCGCACGCTGTTGTCGCGGATGGAAAGGGACAGGTCGCCGATTTTTCCCTTCAGGGTGATTTCCTTTGGGGAAGAAAGGGCGTATTGGGCGATTTTCTTGTTTTCGCGGTAAACCACGACGGTGGCGGGCGCGTGGGATTGCATGAGGGGTAAAAAGAGAAGAGCCCCGGCAAGACATGATGCGATGATGACAAAATCAAGGAAGGTGAATGATTTCAACTTGTGAGGCATGATGTATCGGTTGTAAAGATAGTTGATGGATCCATCAGGGATGACTATTCTCCAATGAACCTCGCCGCCCAGCTCCGCACGGTTTTCCCATTGAGCACATGAAAGGTGCGCAGCTTCCGTATCGTTTCCATACTGAACGCCGAAAGCGGTATCCATACGAATCGTTTCTTGAATTTCTTGGCCAGCCCGGTAAGCCGCACACCCGGTTTTTTCGCCGCGACGTAGGGAATAATCTTTTCCCGTGAAAACAACAATGCGCCGTACGCGAGATATTCGGAAAGGCTTTTGAGCTCCGGCGCGTCGCTGAGCGCGAACACGTTGGGAATCAGGCGCGGCGGAAACAGCAGGGAGAGTCCGCCGTATCTCGAGCGTGCGATGCCCGGGCCGATCAGGTCGGCGTACGGGTCGGTGGCGTAGAACGTGAGGGTGGATTCCTGGTCATGCTCGGCGTACCACGTTGCGCAGTGCGGGTAGTTGTCGTCGTGCCCCTCGTCGAAGATGATCACCACCATGTCGGTTTTTCCCTGCGAGGGCGGGATTTCCCGCACGTAAATGTCGGCGTTGAACCAGTTGCGCATGGTTTCGCGGATGTCGATGCCGTCCTTCACCGACACGGTGAATTTCTCCGTGAGCGACCGGTCCTCGCACACCACGGCCCCGGCCTTTTTGCGCACGTGCGCGTTGAACCCCTCGATGCGCCGGTCCTCGGGCACGTGCGAGCACACGGAGCCGGGCCGCCACGAAAAACGGTATTTCTTTTTTGCCAATTGCGAGGGGTCGGGCTTGATGGAAAGCGTCCGCCAGTACACCCGCACGTCGCGGAACATGTTGATTGCCGGCCTCGCGCCGGCATCCCCGGGCAGCTCCACTTTGTCAATTCCAACGGAGAGCAGCGGTTTGTCAAGTTCAAAGGGCAGATACGGATAATATTTGGCGCTTTTAAGGATGTGGAGCGCATAGGCGTTGCCGCCGACGCCCTTGGCGGCCGCCACGATGTCGAACAGCGTCGGCATGAATCGGCGCTCGCTCACCGTGAGGTTGCGCAGAAACGTGAGGCCGGCCTGGATCCGGGCCGGGGAAAGAAAGGCCGCGTCCTCGCTCGCGTCGGAATATTCGTCGCGTGTCTCGATGAAAAGGCTCTTCACGGTGTCGGCCGGGTTGACGCGCCGCGAAAACGGCTCATACCGTTCGCGCTCGAACTTGCCGGCGACGTACGGCAGTTCGCCGAGCGCGAAGTAGAGGTGGTCGGGGTTGACGAATTCCCTGGTGATGGCGTACGAAGGCGTCTTTGCAAAGGAGAGGTTGTAGGTTTTCTCCTTTTTAAAATGGCGCACCACCGCGCTATAACGGTTCATGTGGACCAGCGCGAGAATGTTGCGATAATCGCAGCGCAACTGATGAAGCCTGAACGCGGTGAACTGGGCGCCGGTTTCCTGGTCATGGAAATGCTCGGATCCACTGGCGCCGATTTCGGGATGGCCCGACGCGATCACACGCAGGCACAGCGACGCATAAGCGTCAAAGCCGAGCTGCGCCACGGCATAATCGTCTGGAAGCGGCGGGAGCGGCGCAGGGGCACTTAGCTCAGCATGGCCGATGCAGAAGCACCGGACATGGTTCTGCCCGCTCTGGCGCATCGCCTCAATGGACGCATCGCAGGGATCCGCAGGCGCGTAATACACCGTTCCGTCCGCACCCCGCGCGATCACGGCGGAGATGTGCGGCAGATCGTGGATGGCGTCGAGCAGATGCTCCTCGAAGCATTCCGGAATGTCAACGGCGATGCAGTCGAATTTTTCCTGAAGGCACAGGTCGCGTATGTGCTGGGCAAAGGTGAGTTTTCCGTGGATATAGGGGACGAGGGTGATGGAATCCGCCAGCTTCATAGCCAGCCTCAATGGTCCTTGGCGTCGGGATTGAGGTCCTCGTCGTCAGGAAAGAAATAATCGCCGAGGCTCATATCGGGCAAATGTTCGCCCGACAGTTTGCGTTTCGCGGCAAGCGCCTCAAGGTCGAGCGCCTCATCGCCGAGAATCTGCCTGACGGAATCCGCAAACAGGTCCTTTACATTCGCGCCTGAGCCGTTTTTCCGCTTTTTGAGGGTGTAGCGGATGGCGTTGATGCCGTCGCGCACCGAGTAGGGAAGGTCGAGGCCGTGCGCCTGCTGCAGATAGTCGACGCACATGTCAAGTATTTCCTCGGGGCAGAACGGCAGGTTGTACGAGAGGATCTTCAGCTCGTCTTCGCGGCTCGGAAAGCAGATTTCGATGCCGGGCTGGAGCCGCGACATGATGTAGTCCGGGATTTCGTACGTGGAGGAATCGTCGTTCATGGTGACGACCGCCCTGAATTCCGGGTGCGCCTTCACCACGATGCCCGCCACCACGGACTCGGCCATTCTCCTGTTGTCAAAAAGGCCGGCAAGCGATGCCCACGATTTCTCCGACATCCGGTTTCCCTCGTCGAGCACCGCGATGCCGCCCTCGATCGCCGCGGACAAAAGCGGGCTCGCATGGTAGGCTATTTTTCCCTTCTCGGAAAGCACCGGCGTGATGAGCAGGTCCTCGGGCCTGGTGTCCGACGTGCACTGCAACACATAGACGCTTTGCCCGCGCTTCTGCGCCGCCGTGATGCCGAGCGTGGTTTTGCCGATGCCCGGCACGCCGATGAGCCTCGGCGTGAGCGGCAGGTCGTCTTTCGCGACCGTGATCCAGCACGCGAGGAGCTGGCGCAGCGGCTCCTGCTGGCCGATCCACTCGGCCTTCACGTCCACGGGGTGGGAGAGGACGACTTCTACATTGTCAATGATCGTTGTTTTCATCGCGCTATTTCTTGCCGTTGATGCGGTCGAGGTCGCCCGATTTCTCAAGTTGTTTGCCGAGCAGTTTGCCCGTCTCCTCGCACGCGTTAATGAAGGGCTTCACGTCCTTCCAGTGCCGCTCGCCGATCCCGTCGATGGTCACCGTGAGGCTGGGCGCTGCGGCGGAGGGCGTCTCGAAGAACGAGAAGGTCATGCGCATCATGCCTTCTTTCTGGCCGAACCTGGCCGGCCTGGTGGAATATGATTCGAGCTGCGGCCTGATGACATACGCCTTGCACTGCTGCGCTCTGTCGAGCGCGCCGCGGGACGCGGTGTCGACGCCGGGCTTGATATAATCGGAAAGCTTGTCGGCGAGCTTTTCGTACGCCTCGCGCCAGTCCCGCTCCTCCAGGTCAAAGCCGATAATGCCTTTTTCAAACGGCGCCATTTCGATGTAGGCGCGCTTGTCGCATGATGGCTCGCTTGACGGCTGATCCCTGCTTGGCGTTTCCTTGCGGCCTTCTTTGCGCTCCGAGGCCTGCGGGGCGGATTTGGGCGGCGGCTCCTGTCTGCAAAGTTCCTGCGCAAGCTTCGGGAGGCGCCCGACCATGTCTTCAAGGTCTCCCTTGACATCATCGGAAACGGTCCTCGAGATTTTTGCGGTCTTTATGTCGATGAGGCGCAGGTTGAGCATGAACATGGAGCCAACTTTACCGAGGGAGCCCGACACGAGCTTCTGCACGCCGAGGATCTGCCCCATCTCGATGAGGCATGATTCGTTGGTGCACGCGCCGGTCTGCTGGAACCCCTGTTCCTTGAGGATCTCCGACATCTGCTCGCGCTCCATTACGTCAACCATTCCGGTCTTGAAGAACTCCACGCGCAGCCGGTCGGAAATCAGCTCGGCCTCGTCCTTGGTGACGCCGGCGCCGCCCTTGAGCGTCATGATGGCGACGGTCTCTTTTTTCTGCTGAGCAAAGCCGCAGAGCACGGCAAGACAGATCATGAGAATCGAGGTGGTGATTTTAGATTTCATGGCGAAAACCTTGCCGGAAAAATGTTGAGGACAATCCGGTTTTATCTGATTGGAATCCGAAAAAATATACCTTATAACGGGCGGGAAATCCATCAAAGCCGGGAGTTAAAAATGGTTGTCATCGCTATCCGTCAATATTCCGCTGATCTGCTGTGGAAAACAAGAAATCCTTGATATTCTTGTACCACCGCTTGTACCACGGCGCCTTTTGCGGTTTCTGCGCCGGGTGCCGCCGCTGCGCTTCTTTTTCCAAATCCCCCAGCAGTTGGGGAAGAATGAGCCCGGTCGCCATGCTGATCAGCCAGTGCGGCATGGGATCACGCACCCAGCCCTGCGCCACGATTCCCACCCTGCAAGAGTCGCTGCCAATGGCAAGGATGAACGCGGCAAGATACACGCCATGGGTGCGGTAGTTGATGAATCCGTTTATAGAGTGATTCCATTTGCTTTCGAGGGTCTGGTCCTCGTTCTGGTGCGCAATGAACCGCAGGAGAGAGGGGTCTTTCCATCCGAGCGTGTCGATGTTTCCGATGGCCCACACCCGCGCGATCGCTGCCCGTCCCTCAACGTACCATGTTCCGAGACCGGACACGCGCCGGGCGGGCTCGGTGATGCGGTCGCACCGGTAAACGTGCCTGAATATCTTTGAATAATTGCCGAAATCGGTGGCGATGCCGGCAATGGTCGCCGCGGGATGGCCGAAGTTCCACACGCCCCAGGCACGGTAGGTGACGGGCGTGTCCGCCACCTGCTGGAATTCCACGTGGTCCGGCGCGCCCATTTTCAACTGGTTGATGATGAAACTGTAGTCGAACGCGCCGGCGCGGGCACAGTATGCGAGCGCGGGGATAATAATTATTGCTATTATGGATTTATAACGCATTTGATTTTTAAAAGCGGTAACAAGTTTCAATGTGCCAGCACAGTCAAAATATAACTTTTTGGTTTGACTTTGTTACTCTGTTACTTTGTCACTTATTTTTTCATTAAACCATTTTGCTAAATCAATTATCTCCTGCACCGCGGACGGACTCCATCCCGGAAGCTGCGTGATGAAATAGGTGTCGTTGTGCGACAGCGGCGTTTCAAGGAGCTGAGGAAATTGCCCGGAATAGTTTTCAAAGAGCGGTGTTTTGGGAACAGGGGAGAAGAACACCGGTTTGGCCTTGACCGAAAGCGTGGCCACGAACTTTATCTCGTCAGCCACATCCTGCGGTGTTTGGCCCGCCAGCCCGGCCATCACATACACGCCGATGTCATTTCCGGAAAAACCCGTTTGCAGTGCGAGCCCGGTTTTCTTTTTTAATTCCTCTTTGCGGGCTTTTCCTCCGGTATCGCGGCGGAACGCCCTGCTGCCGCTTTCATACCCGAAGCGCAGCGTTTTAAACCCGCCGGAGCGCATGACTTCCAAAGTCTCTTTTGTCAGCCACCGAACATGGAGTCCGTTCGGCGCGTGAAATGTGGCCTTAACTCCCGCATGCACCATGGCTTCCATCAGGGAAATGAAATGCCGGCGCGGCTGGTATAACAGCGCGTCATCGTACCAGGCAAAATGCCGGATGCCAAAACGGTTTTGCATAAACGCAAGCTCCTCTGCCACGATGGAAACAGGCCTTGCTTCATACTGATTGTGCAGAAACCTGGATGCGCAATATGAACAACGGAGCGGGCAGCCACGTGATGAAAGCGCCGGGCCGTGAAATTGAATACTTGCCACGTCAAATGCTGGAATGAGCGAGGCGCTGCTGTCAAGTGCTTTCAACGATGAAAGGCTGGGGACTCCTGATCCGGCTAATGCCTTTTGGTTAAAAAGGCTGCCGGTAAAAATCCGGACATCCGGCATTGAAGCGGTGATGAATGAAGGGATAAGCACTGCTGATGTCCCGCCAATAACAATCGGAACTCGTGGAAAAATCCGTTTGACAGCATGTACGGTTTTCTGTATTCCTAATATCCAGTATGTCATTGAGCTGCCGATAAATACAATATCAGGTTCAGGTATTGAATGAAGATATTTCTCAAAGGATTCTTCGGATTGACCGTACAACTTATAATACCGCCTTATACTTTTGTAAAGGTCAGGTTTTGGAAATTGTCTGAAAGGAAAATTTCCTGTGGCGTTTGGTTTTGAGGAAATGCCGTCTTCTCTTGAAAGGCAGTTATAATAACTGACATTTAATCCGTTATGCCTCAGGAATACGATGAGCCAGTATAATCCCACCGGGTGCATCCATTCATCATATAGTTTAAAATCGGTCACCCAGGGATTTATTACAAGTGAATGCGCAATCATAAAAACGCAAAACTTTCTTTTTCAAGCAATTTGTGGTATAATCAATAAACAAAAATACTTTTACGCGTTTGCCGTTGGCATGCAAGTGAACATTGTTTTCTGAAAGGCGCAAAGGTATTT contains:
- a CDS encoding Gx transporter family protein — encoded protein: MQSLNDAAQQQAVRKTVWLLCAVALNALEFFIPRLPFFPWLKPGLANIITILWIIEYGAVDAVLFSLLRTWIVGFYFGFSFLTISLAMSGGVLSTITMGIFWSLLGKNKLLGTIGLGTIGAAFHNAGQLCAVYALMAANLHLFYQIPVMLIASVIFGGIVGLLAPLVYKVVGPGMISMDSQNNFHLPAIRASSSNHFFSWILLCSCIAIVFSDSYEALCACAVAASLIVQIQLKGSIKAFFKPMSGFWVLFVFIACVDLFFSYGTRIEIIPFVTHEGVDATLKQWLRLWTWLQVSSILSYFNFHAVMLQTLRAIFKRHDETIFAGVLALEYFPGIAEDGKRFIKNKIAVIFGRKEEKILKNSLEGSIETNWITALVTGLYKLVILRVIK
- a CDS encoding NusG domain II-containing protein, whose product is MPHKLKSFTFLDFVIIASCLAGALLFLPLMQSHAPATVVVYRENKKIAQYALSSPKEITLKGKIGDLSLSIRDNSVRVAWADCPKQICVHAGAIRRVGQQIVCAPNHILIELEASSGKGIDAITQ
- a CDS encoding AAA family ATPase — its product is MKTTIIDNVEVVLSHPVDVKAEWIGQQEPLRQLLACWITVAKDDLPLTPRLIGVPGIGKTTLGITAAQKRGQSVYVLQCTSDTRPEDLLITPVLSEKGKIAYHASPLLSAAIEGGIAVLDEGNRMSEKSWASLAGLFDNRRMAESVVAGIVVKAHPEFRAVVTMNDDSSTYEIPDYIMSRLQPGIEICFPSREDELKILSYNLPFCPEEILDMCVDYLQQAHGLDLPYSVRDGINAIRYTLKKRKNGSGANVKDLFADSVRQILGDEALDLEALAAKRKLSGEHLPDMSLGDYFFPDDEDLNPDAKDH
- a CDS encoding radical SAM protein, whose protein sequence is MPDVRIFTGSLFNQKALAGSGVPSLSSLKALDSSASLIPAFDVASIQFHGPALSSRGCPLRCSYCASRFLHNQYEARPVSIVAEELAFMQNRFGIRHFAWYDDALLYQPRRHFISLMEAMVHAGVKATFHAPNGLHVRWLTKETLEVMRSGGFKTLRFGYESGSRAFRRDTGGKARKEELKKKTGLALQTGFSGNDIGVYVMAGLAGQTPQDVADEIKFVATLSVKAKPVFFSPVPKTPLFENYSGQFPQLLETPLSHNDTYFITQLPGWSPSAVQEIIDLAKWFNEKISDKVTE